From Coriobacteriia bacterium, one genomic window encodes:
- a CDS encoding NYN domain-containing protein: MDEPVRVRARVYFDGFNFYYGAFVDKNGGPSPRAAYKWLDLRRFCENVLPRTYDIGVIRYFTTPSFDAPAGNARTRQFTYLSALEEYSDITVHSDSHFERRTKKRRLANPENHTCGREKVTVSYLEEKGADVNLATHLLLDCFNEEFEVAVIVSDDSDLQGTVNAVIRNFHKDVVVINVRKRTNSYDGALEVFKASKPEYYTNNQLPLEIALSGGKTLRCPVAWGGP; the protein is encoded by the coding sequence ATGGATGAGCCGGTGCGAGTTCGCGCAAGGGTCTACTTCGACGGGTTCAACTTCTACTACGGAGCGTTCGTGGACAAGAACGGTGGTCCGAGTCCTCGTGCAGCCTACAAATGGCTGGATCTCCGTCGATTCTGCGAGAACGTACTGCCGCGCACGTATGACATCGGTGTCATAAGGTACTTCACCACCCCCTCGTTCGACGCTCCAGCCGGGAATGCTCGTACGCGGCAGTTCACGTACCTCAGTGCCCTCGAAGAGTACAGCGACATCACCGTACACAGCGACAGCCACTTCGAACGTCGCACGAAAAAACGAAGGCTTGCCAATCCCGAGAACCATACGTGCGGGCGCGAAAAGGTCACGGTGTCGTACTTGGAGGAGAAGGGCGCCGATGTGAACCTCGCGACCCATCTACTTCTCGACTGCTTCAATGAGGAGTTCGAGGTCGCTGTGATCGTCTCCGACGACTCGGATTTGCAGGGCACAGTCAATGCAGTGATCAGGAACTTCCATAAGGACGTTGTCGTGATCAACGTACGAAAGCGCACCAACAGCTATGACGGCGCCCTTGAAGTCTTCAAGGCAAGCAAGCCTGAATACTACACGAACAATCAGCTGCCGCTGGAAATCGCACTCTCCGGGGGCAAGACGCTACGCTGCCCCGTTGCTTGGGGCGGCCCTTGA
- a CDS encoding helix-turn-helix transcriptional regulator: MPTFFGISFLVAFETLLAIDAYPSAGSSFAMVGNVTRYVVCVLTFGVVALASRSLFPLSNRPHLLGLSVAACLSGGLVLIASRFLVLPKAYLIAGSILVGFGIPLLKLFWLELFARLDIIRVVLHYSMAQVLASLSIAILSLLDPRWFVIALYLSFPLLSLLCYRSSLKHYAKGDYVQGEKLDSTRWSFPVKPVLLVGLFTFTNTLVRSYLPIDARGYAALGVSLALIPIFLYAYFRSETFDARMLYRISFPLMITGPLCLIVGGSVLGVIGALSTNAAFSCFALFVVVVLCNISFRHGANPLWLFGFAWGSLDAGKLLAKITEMSLVPVAAHQTVFFCLIILALTIMFTMLMTGSDCDGTWGILVRRGGASSVTALDDIVNSCTRLARVKGLTRREEEILFLITQDCSSSVIAARLSLAESTVKTHLKHIYAKLGVHSKYELNGLIAKR, encoded by the coding sequence ATGCCGACCTTTTTTGGCATATCCTTCTTGGTTGCGTTTGAGACCCTGCTTGCGATCGACGCCTACCCCTCGGCCGGCTCCAGTTTCGCAATGGTCGGAAATGTCACTCGTTATGTCGTTTGTGTTCTCACTTTCGGAGTGGTCGCGCTGGCGTCCCGCTCGCTGTTCCCACTTTCCAATCGACCGCATCTTCTCGGTCTGTCCGTGGCCGCATGCTTATCGGGCGGACTGGTTCTCATCGCGTCCCGATTCCTCGTCTTGCCGAAGGCATACCTCATTGCCGGATCGATTCTTGTGGGGTTTGGAATACCCCTGCTGAAGCTTTTCTGGCTCGAGCTGTTCGCCCGGCTTGACATCATTCGCGTCGTTCTTCACTACTCGATGGCGCAGGTTCTCGCGTCGCTGTCCATAGCCATCCTGTCGCTCCTCGATCCAAGGTGGTTCGTGATCGCTCTGTATCTTTCCTTTCCTCTCCTCTCCCTCCTCTGCTATCGGAGCTCTCTGAAGCACTACGCGAAGGGCGATTACGTTCAAGGCGAGAAGCTGGATAGTACGAGGTGGTCCTTCCCGGTGAAACCCGTCCTCTTGGTAGGTCTGTTTACCTTCACCAACACCCTTGTGCGCTCGTATCTTCCGATCGATGCACGAGGGTATGCCGCCCTTGGCGTTTCGCTCGCTTTGATCCCGATATTCCTCTATGCGTACTTCCGTTCAGAGACTTTCGACGCTCGCATGTTGTATCGAATATCGTTTCCTTTGATGATCACCGGCCCGCTTTGCCTGATTGTCGGGGGAAGTGTTCTCGGCGTAATCGGTGCCCTGAGCACCAACGCCGCCTTCTCCTGTTTCGCGCTCTTTGTCGTCGTGGTCTTGTGCAACATATCCTTCAGACACGGGGCGAATCCGCTGTGGCTCTTCGGCTTCGCATGGGGATCTCTTGATGCCGGCAAGCTGCTCGCCAAGATCACTGAGATGTCGCTTGTGCCTGTTGCGGCGCATCAGACAGTCTTCTTCTGCCTGATCATTCTTGCGTTGACGATCATGTTCACAATGCTCATGACAGGCAGCGATTGTGACGGCACGTGGGGAATCCTGGTGCGTCGCGGCGGCGCGTCCTCAGTCACCGCACTCGACGACATCGTCAACAGCTGCACTCGCCTCGCACGCGTGAAGGGCCTTACTCGAAGAGAAGAAGAGATCCTCTTCCTCATCACGCAAGACTGCAGTTCCTCGGTAATTGCAGCACGGTTGTCCCTTGCCGAGTCGACCGTCAAGACCCACCTCAAGCATATCTATGCAAAACTCGGGGTCCACAGCAAATACGAGTTGAACGGCCTGATCGCCAAGAGGTAG
- a CDS encoding FAD-binding protein, whose protein sequence is MEVSRRTFLKGAALGAVGVATIGSVGALTGCSSTSTDDSKDTYTASAKGCHGDITATAVIKSGAIKSLKVTGPLETPSIGGLALEGLPKTIVEKNSLAVDAVSGATLTSVAILKATAYCMSKAGVSVKVTPAAQNYKAGTYSATYKGHMGPVTVKVTFSANKIDKIELGTHTETPSLVNGAFNQMSAQIIADQSLGVDSVTTATYSSRAIMSGVADCVKQAGGDPAGLKRPLLSNPTVAKDEETTADIVIVGGGTSGSVALTRAATSGLKAICVESAPVVGGMGEISGFASMSWFGSKMQKTALNITDAAVEQKIKEQTISYFTSVVYQANEKMIQNACRATGPMVDMLADAGMTLKVASATGITPPIKGERFQGLHAKAASLGSQTLRNHRVDKLLVDDAGKISGVVATRKDGSHLTIKTKAVVLCSGGACANQQMMIDMFPDYPPTMENCAISSDDGAGLWAAWNAGATKAMFGVHGHNHTLPLTAKLAGISTVEATDDVASLGNIPLLWLNREGRRWCDETKAFGATPGGNVMLFAQKGFNVLDQATVDAMIKSGTLVKPWRGIAVGTPLTNLAKQLSDGEKTGFVYKADTIEALAAKTGWNSKVAKEEVAKYNAIINAKVDPDYYRDPAYLKYTIETGPFYAVELRPRCLGSFGGLLMTADYEVCKDNGSPLPGLYAAGDVSCGWFGRSYPDIGGLTSWHNTVSGYVATTSAIKYLKG, encoded by the coding sequence ATGGAAGTCAGCAGAAGAACATTTCTAAAGGGCGCTGCTCTCGGTGCAGTCGGGGTGGCGACAATCGGCTCGGTAGGCGCGTTGACGGGATGCAGTTCTACTTCCACGGACGATTCGAAGGATACCTACACGGCATCAGCAAAAGGGTGCCATGGCGACATCACCGCAACGGCGGTCATCAAGAGTGGAGCGATCAAGTCCCTCAAAGTCACGGGTCCTTTGGAGACGCCGAGCATCGGAGGTCTCGCGCTCGAAGGTCTGCCGAAGACAATCGTCGAGAAGAACAGTCTTGCGGTCGACGCGGTTTCAGGCGCAACGCTGACCTCGGTAGCGATTCTCAAGGCGACTGCCTATTGCATGAGCAAGGCCGGCGTGTCCGTGAAGGTTACTCCTGCCGCGCAGAACTACAAGGCCGGGACGTACAGCGCGACCTACAAGGGGCACATGGGTCCTGTTACCGTCAAAGTAACCTTCTCGGCTAACAAGATCGACAAGATCGAACTCGGCACGCACACGGAGACCCCGAGCCTCGTCAACGGCGCGTTCAATCAGATGAGCGCGCAGATCATTGCCGATCAGTCTCTGGGCGTCGACTCAGTGACCACGGCGACTTATTCGTCCCGGGCGATCATGAGTGGGGTTGCCGATTGCGTCAAACAGGCTGGGGGAGATCCCGCCGGTCTGAAGCGCCCGCTTCTTTCGAATCCCACGGTTGCCAAAGACGAAGAGACAACTGCCGATATCGTCATCGTGGGCGGCGGGACTTCCGGCTCCGTTGCGCTGACGCGCGCTGCGACCTCTGGACTCAAGGCGATCTGCGTAGAGTCGGCGCCCGTAGTAGGAGGAATGGGCGAGATCTCTGGGTTCGCTTCGATGAGCTGGTTCGGATCAAAAATGCAGAAGACAGCGCTCAACATCACGGATGCGGCTGTCGAACAGAAGATCAAGGAACAGACGATCTCGTACTTCACTTCGGTTGTGTATCAGGCGAACGAGAAGATGATCCAGAATGCCTGTCGGGCTACCGGCCCGATGGTCGACATGCTTGCTGATGCCGGTATGACGCTCAAGGTTGCCAGCGCCACTGGCATCACGCCTCCGATCAAAGGCGAGCGTTTCCAGGGTCTTCATGCGAAAGCCGCCAGTCTCGGCTCTCAGACCCTGCGGAACCATCGTGTCGACAAGCTGCTTGTAGACGATGCCGGGAAGATATCCGGGGTTGTTGCGACGCGCAAGGACGGCAGCCACTTGACGATCAAGACGAAAGCGGTCGTTCTGTGCTCCGGCGGCGCGTGCGCGAACCAGCAGATGATGATCGACATGTTCCCCGACTACCCCCCCACCATGGAGAACTGCGCGATATCTTCCGATGATGGCGCCGGGCTGTGGGCCGCGTGGAACGCGGGTGCAACCAAAGCTATGTTTGGCGTACACGGCCACAACCATACACTTCCGCTCACGGCGAAGTTGGCCGGCATTTCAACGGTCGAAGCGACGGACGATGTGGCCAGCCTCGGAAACATTCCTCTGCTCTGGCTCAACCGCGAAGGAAGACGCTGGTGCGACGAGACGAAGGCCTTTGGTGCGACTCCAGGCGGCAACGTCATGTTGTTCGCACAAAAGGGATTCAATGTTCTTGACCAAGCAACCGTCGACGCGATGATCAAGAGCGGGACCTTGGTCAAGCCGTGGCGCGGCATAGCTGTTGGAACACCGCTTACGAATCTTGCAAAGCAGCTCTCCGACGGCGAGAAGACCGGATTTGTCTACAAGGCCGACACCATCGAGGCGCTCGCGGCAAAGACCGGCTGGAATTCTAAGGTGGCCAAAGAAGAGGTCGCAAAGTATAACGCGATCATCAACGCGAAGGTCGATCCGGACTACTACAGGGATCCAGCCTATTTGAAGTACACGATCGAGACGGGTCCGTTCTACGCCGTGGAGTTGCGCCCACGCTGCCTTGGAAGCTTCGGCGGGCTCCTCATGACAGCGGACTACGAAGTGTGCAAGGATAACGGATCCCCGCTCCCTGGGCTCTATGCCGCAGGCGATGTTTCGTGCGGTTGGTTCGGGAGGTCCTATCCGGACATCGGCGGCCTGACTTCGTGGCACAACACGGTCTCAGGTTATGTAGCGACCACCAGCGCGATTAAGTACCTGAAAGGCTAG
- a CDS encoding DMT family transporter yields the protein MAREYFEKYGVQTALIVVAAIWGCTFVVVADAIALYPMYGFLFWRFAVAALAFVVFFPAVLRRMSAVSVRRGLVAGLLLSAGYIFQTLGLDGATRTTPARAAFITGLYVVFTPLLQAVVLRKRPRKSTMLGGVIALSGLWILSGIGAGGGWVLGDTFVAICALAYSVHMIVLGMTDETHDIGVLTLVQLVTVALVCGVISVVRERPPLPTQLSVIMAILVCGVLASAFAFVVQTWAQSKLAPSRVALILVTEPAFGGVFGWAVAGVWPIREILGAATMFAGMIVAEAMAAMAPSAEKMGFEPAVEGIPAPIMGQEPAFTLEVGQDSEELDARG from the coding sequence GTGGCGCGCGAGTACTTTGAGAAGTACGGCGTTCAGACGGCACTTATAGTTGTAGCTGCGATATGGGGCTGCACGTTTGTGGTTGTCGCAGACGCCATCGCACTGTATCCGATGTATGGGTTTCTCTTCTGGCGCTTTGCAGTGGCCGCACTGGCCTTTGTGGTGTTCTTCCCGGCCGTCCTTCGACGGATGTCCGCTGTGAGCGTCAGAAGGGGGCTTGTCGCTGGTTTGCTGCTTTCGGCGGGCTACATCTTCCAGACTCTCGGCCTGGACGGTGCCACTCGGACGACGCCCGCGCGCGCTGCGTTCATCACCGGACTCTACGTCGTGTTCACGCCTCTTCTGCAGGCGGTAGTCCTTCGTAAGCGCCCGCGAAAGTCGACGATGCTTGGCGGCGTCATCGCGCTCTCGGGGTTGTGGATCCTGTCGGGAATCGGCGCAGGCGGCGGGTGGGTTCTGGGCGACACGTTTGTTGCGATCTGTGCGTTGGCGTATTCCGTGCACATGATTGTGCTGGGAATGACCGATGAGACGCACGATATTGGCGTGCTGACGCTTGTGCAGCTCGTGACCGTGGCCTTGGTGTGTGGTGTGATCTCCGTCGTGAGGGAGCGTCCGCCTCTGCCCACGCAACTCTCGGTGATCATGGCGATCCTTGTGTGCGGCGTGCTTGCGTCGGCGTTCGCCTTTGTGGTGCAGACGTGGGCGCAGAGCAAGCTGGCGCCTTCACGGGTTGCGCTGATCCTGGTTACTGAGCCGGCCTTTGGCGGCGTCTTTGGCTGGGCCGTTGCGGGAGTGTGGCCGATCCGGGAGATCCTCGGCGCCGCGACGATGTTCGCAGGGATGATCGTAGCCGAGGCGATGGCTGCGATGGCACCCTCAGCCGAGAAGATGGGTTTCGAGCCGGCAGTGGAGGGGATTCCGGCGCCGATTATGGGTCAGGAACCAGCGTTCACGCTGGAGGTTGGGCAGGATTCTGAGGAGCTTGATGCGAGGGGTTGA
- a CDS encoding tyrosine-type recombinase/integrase, with protein sequence MFRTMVDKNGLEGIRFHDCRHAHATILLRNGVPPHVVQNRLGHSDVAITLRVYSHVLPQQERDAVDTFAAGIERAVAAQRG encoded by the coding sequence ATGTTCCGAACGATGGTGGACAAGAACGGTTTGGAAGGCATCCGCTTCCATGATTGTCGGCATGCTCACGCGACGATTCTTCTGCGCAATGGGGTACCGCCTCATGTCGTTCAGAACCGCCTAGGGCACTCTGACGTGGCGATCACGTTGCGCGTGTATTCGCACGTTCTGCCGCAACAAGAGCGCGATGCTGTGGACACCTTCGCCGCAGGCATTGAGCGCGCCGTGGCTGCTCAGAGAGGGTGA
- a CDS encoding LytR C-terminal domain-containing protein: MSRHTQKAQHARESRQVTGVVEGLRIAGFYGTVALTALLGTVCVLLLLGTAINGASRWNALRHGASTESGAAPAVAKATNTNVLVIGVKDGRATGFLALNVDRANDRVVGIAIPDGTFIEVPGQGIARVGDSYSTETTTAKMAMSAISNYLMVPFQLFIAVSADAYTSAVQGQSVAGLTTSPLATNLSADDLKSLARDFSTLPQKNTAIVPLPVTSIKLGNQTYLEPQRAQVADLLKSWWGVEASQAATATRVILYNGSGVPGIAGLAAQQLIGTGLHVVDTKNADNFNYAKTQVIVQRGALSQGDSIAKTLGVGTVVNQPADQDVAEVIVIIGKDYKPPKG, encoded by the coding sequence ATGTCTCGGCACACGCAGAAGGCCCAGCATGCGCGGGAGTCTCGGCAGGTGACGGGTGTCGTGGAAGGACTTCGGATTGCCGGGTTCTATGGCACCGTCGCATTGACGGCACTTCTCGGCACGGTGTGCGTCCTTCTACTCCTGGGCACCGCGATCAACGGGGCGTCTCGGTGGAATGCCCTGCGGCATGGCGCAAGCACTGAATCCGGTGCGGCTCCCGCAGTGGCGAAGGCGACAAACACCAATGTGCTCGTGATCGGCGTCAAGGATGGTCGCGCTACAGGGTTTCTGGCGCTGAATGTGGACCGTGCCAATGACAGGGTCGTCGGGATCGCTATTCCCGACGGGACTTTCATTGAAGTGCCGGGTCAAGGCATCGCGCGTGTTGGAGACAGCTATTCGACCGAGACGACCACCGCCAAGATGGCGATGTCCGCGATTTCCAACTATCTGATGGTGCCGTTCCAATTGTTCATCGCAGTGTCTGCCGATGCGTACACGTCGGCGGTGCAGGGGCAATCCGTTGCGGGTTTGACTACCTCGCCTTTGGCCACGAATCTCTCGGCCGATGACCTCAAATCGCTTGCGCGCGACTTCTCCACACTCCCGCAGAAGAATACGGCGATCGTGCCGCTTCCGGTCACTTCCATCAAGCTCGGAAACCAGACCTATCTCGAACCGCAGCGCGCGCAGGTTGCGGATCTGTTGAAATCGTGGTGGGGTGTCGAAGCCAGCCAGGCGGCAACGGCGACACGGGTTATCCTGTATAACGGTTCGGGTGTGCCAGGCATCGCAGGTCTGGCCGCCCAGCAGCTGATCGGCACCGGATTGCACGTCGTGGACACCAAGAACGCAGATAACTTCAACTATGCCAAGACGCAAGTGATCGTTCAGCGCGGAGCACTGTCGCAGGGCGATTCGATCGCGAAGACACTTGGAGTCGGCACGGTTGTCAACCAGCCTGCCGATCAGGATGTTGCCGAAGTCATCGTTATCATCGGCAAGGACTACAAGCCACCCAAAGGGTGA
- a CDS encoding nicotinate-nucleotide adenylyltransferase, producing the protein MRTNVRLGIMGGTFDPVHFGHLVTAEEALVQFNLDKVIFMPTGQPALKTHEPVSPAEDRYLMTVIATAANPDFDVSRMEVDRLGLTYTVDTLTEIRDEYGPAAELYFITGADAVWEIVGWKDADKIADLATFIAATRPGYDLAAARRAHEEAATRFRIEYIEVPSLSISSTDIRRRIAERRPIRYLTPEPVVAYIAKNGLYKDVG; encoded by the coding sequence ATGAGGACGAACGTGCGTCTCGGCATAATGGGTGGGACGTTTGACCCAGTTCACTTCGGGCACCTTGTGACGGCCGAGGAGGCCCTCGTCCAATTCAACCTGGACAAGGTGATCTTCATGCCGACGGGGCAGCCGGCCCTCAAGACGCACGAACCCGTCTCACCCGCCGAGGACCGCTATCTGATGACGGTCATCGCGACGGCGGCCAACCCGGATTTTGACGTCAGCCGCATGGAAGTCGATCGTCTCGGACTCACCTACACCGTCGACACGCTGACTGAGATCCGTGACGAGTATGGGCCGGCGGCGGAGCTCTACTTCATCACCGGTGCGGACGCGGTGTGGGAGATAGTCGGCTGGAAGGATGCCGACAAGATCGCGGACCTCGCGACGTTCATTGCGGCGACGAGGCCGGGCTATGACCTTGCGGCGGCGCGCCGAGCGCATGAGGAAGCTGCAACGCGGTTCAGGATCGAGTACATCGAAGTCCCCTCGCTCTCCATTTCCTCGACGGATATTCGTCGCCGAATTGCCGAGAGGCGCCCCATACGCTACCTGACGCCGGAGCCTGTGGTCGCCTATATCGCGAAAAACGGCTTGTACAAGGATGTAGGTTAG
- the rsfS gene encoding ribosome silencing factor: MFVNSQELAVIAAEAASDKKAEDIVAINVAELLVVTDYFVIATGRTNIQVQAIADEIEEQMRVRGNIKPIGREGVSEGKWVLLDYVDIVVHVFQPEERDFYRLEKLWSDAPRLSVPGATDGADAPKDAKTEPSDES, from the coding sequence ATATTTGTGAATTCACAGGAATTGGCAGTAATCGCAGCCGAGGCGGCGAGTGACAAGAAGGCCGAGGACATCGTTGCCATCAATGTCGCCGAGCTGCTGGTCGTGACGGACTACTTTGTCATTGCCACTGGTCGCACGAACATACAGGTGCAGGCCATTGCGGATGAAATCGAAGAGCAGATGCGCGTGCGTGGCAACATCAAGCCGATCGGGCGTGAGGGAGTCAGCGAGGGCAAGTGGGTGCTGCTCGATTACGTCGACATTGTCGTGCATGTCTTCCAGCCTGAGGAGCGGGACTTCTACCGCCTTGAGAAGCTGTGGAGCGACGCGCCGAGACTGAGCGTGCCCGGCGCCACGGATGGGGCGGATGCCCCAAAGGACGCCAAGACGGAACCATCGGATGAGTCCTGA
- a CDS encoding HD domain-containing protein yields MIRDLDIHQALAVVKARLSKKAVGHAIRVGDTAAALAIVYGVNPEYAKIAGLLHDWDREKSGRQLIVSATEAGIEVTDADRVVPYLLHSKTGAVALQRTYPDLPAEVLDAIRCHTVGAPTMSDLDKIVYLADMIAPARDFPGVNELREAVGVVTLAELFARGYQLSVMHLVRSRRRLHPDTVAVWNSLVVKEKHE; encoded by the coding sequence GTGATCCGAGATCTCGACATTCATCAGGCGCTCGCGGTTGTCAAGGCCCGCTTGAGCAAGAAAGCTGTCGGCCACGCAATTCGGGTGGGCGATACCGCCGCCGCGCTCGCGATAGTCTACGGCGTGAATCCCGAGTACGCGAAGATTGCCGGCCTGCTTCATGACTGGGACAGGGAGAAGAGCGGACGGCAGCTGATTGTCTCGGCCACGGAAGCCGGCATTGAGGTTACCGATGCCGACAGGGTGGTTCCATACCTGCTGCACTCGAAGACCGGTGCCGTGGCGCTGCAGCGCACCTACCCCGACCTGCCCGCCGAAGTGCTTGACGCGATCCGGTGTCACACGGTGGGCGCGCCAACGATGAGCGACCTCGACAAGATCGTCTATCTGGCCGACATGATTGCGCCCGCGCGCGACTTTCCGGGCGTGAACGAGCTACGGGAGGCCGTCGGCGTCGTCACGCTTGCGGAGCTCTTTGCTCGCGGATACCAGCTCTCCGTGATGCATCTGGTGCGTTCACGCCGCCGCCTGCATCCGGATACCGTGGCGGTATGGAACTCCCTTGTGGTGAAAGAGAAGCATGAGTAG
- a CDS encoding serine hydrolase, translating to MSKFVPLRVAKLACALAVALLFGACTPAGVEESSSGSAQPNTAVRMSSGVTAFVTPVYMSGSEPETSTADATPATPSFPSTAAVEAAIAWASERGGNVAFAVATSDGQIRGYNVDEPFVSASVVKAMLLVAYLRSNPEIGDAERQTLSAMIEYSDNDAATTIYAAVGDDGLRSVAEAVGMNNFDVWGSWGSAQLTAADQARFFLGIDSLLPENHRAFARELLSQIEEDQSWGIPTIARPAGWTVFFKGGWRETGLGQLVHQVARLERPGDQPISLAVMTDGDSSMAYGIETISGIAEILLGQEN from the coding sequence ATGAGCAAGTTCGTGCCGCTTCGCGTGGCAAAGCTGGCCTGTGCTCTTGCCGTTGCGTTGTTGTTCGGGGCCTGCACGCCGGCAGGTGTTGAAGAGTCTTCATCGGGATCAGCACAACCCAACACGGCGGTGCGCATGTCGAGTGGCGTGACCGCATTCGTGACTCCAGTCTATATGTCGGGCTCGGAGCCGGAAACAAGTACTGCCGATGCTACTCCTGCGACCCCATCGTTTCCTTCCACCGCCGCGGTGGAAGCGGCGATCGCATGGGCGAGCGAACGGGGTGGGAACGTTGCATTCGCGGTGGCCACGAGCGACGGGCAGATTCGCGGCTACAACGTAGACGAGCCCTTCGTTTCTGCGAGCGTCGTGAAAGCGATGCTCCTCGTGGCCTATTTGCGCTCCAATCCGGAGATTGGCGATGCGGAGCGCCAGACGTTGAGTGCGATGATTGAGTACTCCGACAACGATGCTGCGACCACGATCTATGCCGCTGTTGGTGATGATGGGCTTCGATCCGTCGCAGAAGCTGTCGGCATGAATAATTTCGACGTATGGGGCTCGTGGGGTTCCGCTCAGCTCACCGCAGCCGATCAAGCGCGATTCTTCCTTGGAATTGATTCTCTCCTTCCCGAGAATCATCGTGCGTTTGCGCGCGAGCTGCTGTCGCAGATTGAGGAGGATCAGAGCTGGGGAATTCCCACCATAGCCAGGCCTGCGGGGTGGACCGTCTTCTTCAAGGGAGGATGGAGGGAGACAGGCTTGGGTCAACTCGTGCATCAGGTGGCCCGCTTGGAACGTCCAGGTGACCAGCCGATTTCGCTCGCGGTGATGACGGACGGTGACTCGAGCATGGCCTATGGAATCGAGACGATCAGTGGAATCGCCGAGATCCTGCTCGGTCAAGAGAACTGA
- a CDS encoding acyltransferase family protein, giving the protein MSGVNLSRDQSIDALKGLAIVLVVVGHAIIDAGSVDPGEQGVVNMGPIWISLATASSPPLSLIYSFHLPLFAFVSGLVMWPPRDYSLTTSILSRVRGLLVPYMAWFVLLYAVRFVPHPSRGFGQSLGDAVLGRDNLWYLYALFICTAIVLCLESAPGTRWTLPLSVVGAIIGFSGVFFAIPNVLYLDKVFWVYPFVVLGYVFGPLRAKFVKHRWRIVAVSLAAFVPLFYLLSPVHVPSLQPINKLAAAARELGTSGGRVLGVWFSALAPLLPYACGVVAVTAIYALYLGRTGKAIDVQAWIGRRSLGIYAIEGPVLWWLSSNGLTNVFVLVVVALGISVAITVLLERTPLIGQLLLGQRIRKPHRQRAE; this is encoded by the coding sequence ATGTCTGGAGTCAATCTGTCACGCGACCAGTCCATTGATGCACTGAAGGGCCTGGCAATCGTACTGGTTGTGGTGGGCCACGCCATCATCGATGCGGGTTCTGTGGACCCTGGCGAGCAAGGCGTCGTCAACATGGGCCCCATCTGGATATCGTTGGCCACCGCTTCAAGTCCGCCTTTGAGCCTCATCTACAGCTTCCATTTGCCCCTTTTCGCGTTCGTCAGCGGGTTGGTCATGTGGCCGCCGCGGGATTATTCCCTGACCACTTCGATTCTGAGTCGAGTTCGCGGTCTGTTGGTTCCCTACATGGCGTGGTTTGTTCTTCTCTACGCGGTCCGATTTGTTCCACATCCTTCAAGAGGATTCGGCCAATCCTTAGGAGACGCTGTCCTGGGTCGGGACAATCTCTGGTATCTCTACGCCCTGTTCATCTGCACCGCGATCGTCTTGTGCCTTGAAAGCGCTCCCGGTACGCGATGGACTCTGCCCCTCTCGGTCGTTGGCGCAATCATCGGCTTCTCCGGGGTGTTCTTCGCGATTCCGAACGTTCTCTACTTGGACAAAGTCTTCTGGGTGTACCCGTTTGTTGTGCTCGGCTATGTGTTTGGGCCTCTCAGGGCGAAGTTTGTGAAGCATCGGTGGCGGATCGTCGCCGTGAGTCTGGCGGCGTTTGTGCCGCTGTTCTACCTCCTGAGTCCCGTACACGTACCGAGTCTTCAGCCCATCAATAAGCTAGCGGCGGCCGCACGCGAACTCGGCACAAGTGGAGGTCGCGTGTTGGGCGTGTGGTTCTCCGCCCTGGCTCCCTTGCTCCCATATGCATGCGGTGTTGTGGCAGTCACTGCGATCTATGCTCTTTATCTTGGTCGAACAGGCAAGGCGATTGACGTTCAAGCTTGGATTGGCCGAAGGAGCCTTGGGATATACGCGATAGAAGGCCCTGTGTTGTGGTGGCTTTCAAGCAATGGATTGACGAATGTATTCGTGCTGGTTGTAGTCGCGCTGGGCATCTCGGTAGCGATCACGGTGCTCCTTGAGCGGACTCCGCTTATCGGCCAATTGCTTCTGGGTCAGAGGATACGGAAACCGCATCGACAACGTGCGGAGTAG